In Modestobacter versicolor, a single genomic region encodes these proteins:
- a CDS encoding response regulator: MTAPDPIRVLVVDDHAVVRRGVVAYLEALADVEVADEAGDGQEALDRLARASAHGELPDVVLMDLQMPGMDGVTATAEVLRRFPQLKVVILTSFGETERVHAALAGGASGYLLKDAGPAEVDAALRAAVRDEVFLDAAVTRRLTQEIRAPRTGIGVLTAREKEVLVLVAEGRSNKDIAEHLVISERTARTHVSHLLAKMGLTSRTQAALLAVKEGLVQPR; the protein is encoded by the coding sequence GTGACCGCACCGGACCCGATCCGGGTCCTCGTCGTCGACGACCACGCGGTGGTCCGCCGGGGCGTGGTCGCCTACCTGGAGGCCCTCGCCGACGTCGAGGTGGCCGACGAGGCCGGCGACGGGCAGGAGGCGCTGGACCGGCTCGCCCGGGCGTCCGCGCACGGCGAGCTGCCCGACGTCGTCCTGATGGACCTGCAGATGCCCGGGATGGACGGGGTCACCGCGACCGCGGAGGTGCTGCGCCGGTTCCCGCAGCTGAAGGTGGTCATCCTGACCAGCTTCGGGGAGACCGAGCGGGTGCACGCGGCCCTGGCCGGCGGGGCCTCCGGGTACCTGCTCAAGGACGCCGGCCCGGCCGAGGTCGACGCCGCGCTGCGGGCCGCGGTCCGCGACGAGGTCTTCCTCGACGCGGCCGTCACCCGGCGGCTCACCCAGGAGATCCGGGCGCCGCGCACCGGGATCGGCGTGCTCACCGCCCGGGAGAAGGAGGTGCTCGTGCTGGTCGCGGAGGGCCGGTCCAACAAGGACATCGCCGAGCACCTGGTGATCAGCGAGCGGACGGCGCGCACCCACGTCAGCCACCTGCTGGCCAAGATGGGGCTCACCTCCCGGACGCAGGCTGCCCTGCTGGCGGTCAAGGAGGGCCTGGTCCAGCCGCGCTGA
- a CDS encoding 2Fe-2S iron-sulfur cluster-binding protein: MTAAPEPAAALATVHVVCAAAGISLAVPPGVSVLECVRAAGLEVPAPCADGRCGECETRVLEGTPEHRDGVLTAEERAFGETMMICVSRSVTPQLVLDL; the protein is encoded by the coding sequence GTGACCGCCGCTCCCGAGCCTGCCGCCGCCCTCGCCACGGTGCACGTCGTCTGCGCGGCCGCCGGCATCTCCCTCGCCGTCCCGCCGGGCGTCTCGGTGCTGGAGTGCGTGCGGGCGGCCGGGCTCGAGGTGCCGGCCCCGTGCGCCGACGGCCGCTGCGGGGAGTGCGAGACGCGGGTCCTCGAGGGCACGCCCGAGCACCGCGACGGCGTGCTGACCGCCGAGGAGCGCGCCTTCGGGGAGACGATGATGATCTGCGTCTCCCGGTCGGTGACGCCGCAGCTGGTGCTCGACCTCTGA
- a CDS encoding alpha/beta hydrolase codes for MTAFVLVHGAWHGGWCWDRVASRLRAAGHEVHAPTLTGLSERAHLLTPLVGLETHVEDVVRLVDVLGLTDVVLVGHSYAGQVVTAVADRRPGAIAQRVYLDAFVGADGEAARDLLPETVEHHWAESAAEQGFGWLVPVRKLSVLGVTEQADVDWLTPKLTPHPWKTYTDRLRLTGAVDDVPAAFVECVSWMRVFAGQADRARAHGWPVHELETGHEAMVTAPEELARVLAGIADRLPVPSLQEES; via the coding sequence ATGACCGCGTTCGTCCTCGTGCACGGGGCGTGGCACGGCGGGTGGTGCTGGGACCGGGTCGCCTCCCGGTTGCGCGCCGCCGGCCACGAGGTGCACGCGCCGACGCTCACCGGCCTCTCGGAGCGGGCGCACCTGCTCACCCCGCTCGTCGGCCTGGAGACGCACGTCGAGGACGTCGTCCGGCTGGTCGACGTGCTCGGCCTCACCGACGTGGTGCTGGTCGGGCACAGCTACGCCGGGCAGGTCGTGACCGCCGTCGCCGACCGCCGCCCCGGGGCGATCGCGCAGCGGGTGTACCTCGACGCCTTCGTCGGGGCCGACGGCGAGGCCGCGCGCGACCTGCTGCCGGAGACCGTCGAGCACCACTGGGCCGAGTCCGCGGCCGAGCAGGGCTTCGGCTGGCTGGTGCCGGTGCGCAAGCTCTCCGTGCTGGGCGTCACCGAGCAGGCCGACGTCGACTGGCTCACCCCCAAGCTCACCCCGCACCCGTGGAAGACCTACACCGACCGGCTGCGGCTGACCGGCGCCGTCGACGACGTCCCCGCGGCGTTCGTCGAGTGCGTCAGCTGGATGCGCGTCTTCGCCGGCCAGGCCGACCGCGCCCGGGCGCACGGCTGGCCGGTGCACGAGCTCGAGACCGGGCACGAGGCGATGGTCACCGCCCCCGAGGAGCTGGCCCGGGTGCTGGCCGGGATCGCCGACCGGCTGCCGGTGCCGTCGCTGCAGGAGGAGAGCTGA
- a CDS encoding muconolactone Delta-isomerase family protein — protein sequence MEFLVRSENRLPVDTPAERREELRAGERARAMELRADGVLKRLWRVPGRNATIGLYEAADPAALHDALMSLPMAPWLDVHVEALATHPQERT from the coding sequence ATGGAGTTCCTGGTCCGGTCGGAGAACCGGCTGCCGGTCGACACCCCCGCCGAACGCCGGGAGGAGCTGCGGGCGGGGGAGCGGGCCCGGGCGATGGAGCTGCGCGCCGACGGCGTGCTGAAGCGGCTGTGGCGGGTTCCCGGCCGCAACGCCACCATCGGTCTCTACGAGGCCGCGGACCCGGCCGCGCTGCACGACGCACTGATGTCCCTGCCGATGGCCCCGTGGCTCGACGTCCACGTGGAGGCGCTCGCCACCCATCCCCAGGAGCGGACATGA
- the ligA gene encoding protocatechuate 4,5-dioxygenase subunit alpha, whose product MSTGAGRLDLPGTPIFDGDTSRRGLRMNKLFMSLRDAANRERFLADEAAYCQEFGLTAEQQQAVLARDWQAMIDLGGSIFYVYKLAMMDGRSMQYLGGVFTGMGEDDFLAAMRAGGRRDG is encoded by the coding sequence ATGAGCACAGGGGCCGGACGTCTCGACCTGCCGGGCACGCCGATCTTCGACGGCGACACCAGCCGCCGGGGGCTGCGGATGAACAAGCTCTTCATGAGCCTGCGCGACGCCGCGAACCGCGAGCGGTTCCTCGCCGACGAGGCCGCCTACTGCCAGGAGTTCGGGCTCACCGCCGAGCAGCAGCAGGCCGTGCTGGCCCGCGACTGGCAGGCGATGATCGACCTGGGCGGCAGCATCTTCTACGTCTACAAGCTGGCGATGATGGACGGCCGGTCGATGCAGTACCTCGGCGGCGTGTTCACCGGGATGGGCGAGGACGACTTCCTCGCCGCGATGCGCGCCGGGGGCCGCCGCGATGGCTGA
- a CDS encoding class III extradiol dioxygenase subunit beta codes for MAEVIWGLATSHVPSIGAAMDRGKTDDPNWKALFDGYAPARAWLAEHQPDVAIVVYNDHANGIDLDFIPTFGLGTAERYEVADEGFGRRPVPDVLGHPELSFHLVESLVDEGFDLTVFQELAVDHGFTVPLSVWTPDPGDAWPCPVIPLLVNVIQYPQPTAARCYALGQALGRAIRSYPDDLTVGVLGTGGMSHQLAGTRAGFINPDFDHMWMESIETDPARLAALSREELIRQAGSEGIELIMWLIMRGAMHDQVTKVHSDYFVPASNTAAGIALFDNTPPAG; via the coding sequence ATGGCTGAGGTGATCTGGGGTCTGGCGACCTCGCACGTGCCCTCGATCGGGGCGGCGATGGACCGCGGCAAGACCGACGACCCGAACTGGAAGGCGCTCTTCGACGGGTACGCCCCGGCGCGGGCGTGGCTGGCCGAGCACCAGCCCGACGTCGCGATCGTCGTCTACAACGACCACGCCAACGGGATCGACCTGGACTTCATCCCGACCTTCGGGCTCGGCACGGCCGAGCGGTACGAGGTCGCCGACGAGGGCTTCGGCCGGCGCCCGGTGCCCGACGTGCTCGGCCACCCCGAGCTCTCCTTCCACCTGGTCGAGAGCCTGGTCGACGAGGGGTTCGACCTGACCGTCTTCCAGGAGCTGGCCGTCGACCACGGGTTCACCGTGCCGCTGTCGGTCTGGACCCCCGACCCGGGCGACGCATGGCCGTGCCCGGTCATCCCGCTGCTGGTCAACGTGATCCAGTACCCGCAGCCCACCGCGGCGCGCTGCTACGCGCTGGGCCAGGCGCTCGGCCGGGCGATCCGCAGCTACCCGGACGACCTCACCGTGGGCGTGCTGGGCACCGGGGGCATGTCCCACCAGCTGGCCGGCACCCGCGCGGGGTTCATCAACCCCGACTTCGACCACATGTGGATGGAGTCGATCGAGACCGACCCGGCCCGGCTGGCGGCGCTGTCCCGCGAGGAGCTGATCCGACAGGCCGGCTCGGAGGGGATCGAGCTGATCATGTGGCTGATCATGCGCGGGGCGATGCACGACCAGGTCACCAAGGTGCACTCGGACTACTTCGTGCCGGCGTCCAACACCGCCGCCGGCATCGCGCTGTTCGACAACACGCCGCCCGCCGGCTGA
- a CDS encoding aminomethyltransferase family protein — MTSETLAAALARAGSPVELLRNLAFPPSTFPVQPEFTNWRSEQRSWVESCALLDQSHHMTDLFLSGPGALQLLSDVGVNTFANFGVGRAKQFVAVSPDGHLIGDAILFHLEDELFDLVGHPMVIDWVTFNLERGSYEATAERDDNSAVRASGPPRLYRYELQGPTAAALMEEVTGGPLPEVRFFAMAEFTIAGRRVRALRHGMAGQPGYELFGPWEDAEAVLGALLGADARHGLVRVGAKAYSTANLESGWAPAPMTALFGDDPLMAEYREWLPATKVGSIGGSHAATDIADWYLTPYDLGYGKTVKFDHDFIGRAALERLAEAPPRQKVTLVWDADDVTAAIGSLYRPGPGAKYMDLPKIRYATHHEDAVLVDGQQVGISLDCGYLANERAMVSLATIANEHAAPGTEVTVLWGEQPVSGKPAVEEHRQVEIRATVAPVPFVDFAREGYRSR, encoded by the coding sequence ATGACCTCCGAGACACTCGCTGCAGCCCTCGCCCGCGCCGGCAGCCCGGTCGAGCTGCTGCGGAACCTCGCGTTCCCGCCCAGCACGTTCCCGGTGCAGCCCGAGTTCACCAACTGGCGCTCCGAGCAGCGGTCGTGGGTGGAGTCCTGCGCGCTGCTCGACCAGTCGCACCACATGACCGACCTGTTCCTCTCCGGCCCCGGGGCGCTCCAGCTGCTCAGCGACGTCGGCGTCAACACGTTCGCGAACTTCGGCGTGGGCCGGGCCAAGCAGTTCGTCGCCGTCTCCCCCGACGGCCACCTGATCGGCGACGCCATCCTCTTCCACCTCGAGGACGAGCTGTTCGACCTGGTCGGGCACCCGATGGTCATCGACTGGGTCACCTTCAACCTCGAGCGGGGCAGCTACGAGGCCACCGCGGAGCGCGACGACAACTCCGCCGTCCGCGCCTCGGGGCCGCCGCGGCTGTACCGCTACGAGCTGCAGGGGCCGACGGCCGCGGCGCTGATGGAGGAGGTGACCGGCGGTCCGCTCCCGGAGGTGAGGTTCTTCGCCATGGCGGAGTTCACCATCGCCGGCCGCCGGGTCCGAGCGCTGCGGCACGGCATGGCCGGCCAGCCCGGCTACGAGCTCTTCGGGCCCTGGGAGGACGCCGAGGCGGTGCTGGGCGCGCTGCTCGGCGCCGACGCCCGGCACGGCCTGGTCCGGGTCGGCGCGAAGGCGTACTCGACCGCCAACCTGGAGTCCGGCTGGGCGCCCGCGCCGATGACCGCGCTCTTCGGCGACGACCCGCTGATGGCCGAGTACCGCGAGTGGCTGCCCGCGACGAAGGTCGGCTCCATCGGCGGCAGCCACGCGGCCACCGACATCGCCGACTGGTACCTGACGCCGTACGACCTCGGGTACGGCAAGACGGTGAAGTTCGACCACGACTTCATCGGCCGGGCGGCCCTGGAGCGGCTGGCCGAGGCCCCGCCGCGGCAGAAGGTGACCCTGGTCTGGGACGCCGACGACGTGACCGCCGCGATCGGCTCCCTCTACCGGCCGGGCCCGGGCGCCAAGTACATGGACCTGCCCAAGATCCGCTACGCCACCCACCACGAGGACGCCGTGCTCGTCGACGGGCAGCAGGTCGGCATCTCGCTGGACTGCGGCTACCTGGCCAACGAGCGGGCGATGGTCTCGCTGGCCACGATCGCGAACGAGCACGCCGCGCCGGGCACCGAGGTGACGGTGCTGTGGGGCGAGCAGCCGGTCTCGGGCAAGCCGGCGGTCGAGGAGCACCGCCAGGTGGAGATCCGGGCCACCGTCGCGCCGGTCCCGTTCGTCGACTTCGCCCGGGAGGGCTACCGCTCCCGCTGA
- the ligM gene encoding vanillate/3-O-methylgallate O-demethylase, with protein MTAKNLQELLDQTGDTVGLLRNSQLGTYIYPVVPSEFTNWRREQKAWRETAVLFDQSHHMFNLFMTGPDAIKLISDTGINSVANFPVNMAKQFVPVTPAGNVIGDGILFRLAEEEYVYVGRAPGASWLQFKGETGGYDVQIRNDPRSPSRPYGKAVTRDLWRFQIQGPNAWPIIEKLNGGTVEQLKFFRMGEMTIAGERVRTLRHGMAGAPGLEIWGAYESYDRIREAILEAGREFGIEPVGSRAYSTNTLESGWIPSPLPAIYTGEELRPYREWLGADSYEATNAIAGSFVSSDIEDYYTNPWELGYGSFVKFDHDFIGRDALESIDKDAQRRKVTLEWNSEDLAKLLSNQVEGANYQFFDLPNANYGSSNFDRVIDADGTDLGVSMFTGISANEKKGLSLATISPDVPHGAEVKVVWGEPDGGSKKTTVEPHEQFEVRAIVSPVPYATMARETYQGGWRTTGKA; from the coding sequence ATGACTGCCAAGAACCTCCAGGAACTCCTCGACCAGACCGGTGACACCGTCGGACTGCTGCGGAACTCCCAGCTCGGCACCTACATCTACCCGGTGGTCCCGTCGGAGTTCACGAACTGGCGGCGGGAGCAGAAGGCATGGCGGGAGACCGCGGTGCTCTTCGACCAGTCCCACCACATGTTCAACCTCTTCATGACCGGTCCGGACGCGATCAAGCTGATCTCCGACACCGGCATCAACAGCGTGGCCAACTTCCCGGTCAACATGGCCAAGCAGTTCGTCCCGGTGACCCCCGCCGGCAACGTCATCGGTGACGGCATCCTCTTCCGCCTGGCCGAGGAGGAGTACGTCTACGTCGGCCGCGCGCCCGGCGCCAGCTGGCTGCAGTTCAAGGGCGAGACCGGCGGCTACGACGTCCAGATCCGCAACGACCCCCGCTCGCCGTCCCGGCCGTACGGCAAGGCCGTCACCCGCGACCTGTGGCGCTTCCAGATCCAGGGCCCGAACGCCTGGCCGATCATCGAGAAGCTCAACGGCGGCACGGTCGAGCAGCTCAAGTTCTTCCGGATGGGCGAGATGACCATCGCCGGCGAGCGCGTGCGCACGCTGCGGCACGGCATGGCCGGCGCGCCGGGCCTGGAGATCTGGGGCGCCTACGAGAGCTACGACCGGATCCGCGAGGCCATCCTCGAGGCCGGCCGGGAGTTCGGCATCGAGCCCGTGGGCTCGCGCGCCTACTCGACCAACACCCTCGAGTCCGGCTGGATCCCCTCGCCGCTGCCGGCCATCTACACCGGCGAGGAGCTGCGCCCGTACCGCGAGTGGCTCGGCGCCGACAGCTACGAGGCGACCAACGCCATCGCCGGCAGCTTCGTCTCCAGCGACATCGAGGACTACTACACCAACCCGTGGGAGCTCGGTTACGGCTCCTTCGTCAAGTTCGACCACGACTTCATCGGCCGCGACGCCCTGGAGTCGATCGACAAGGACGCCCAGCGCCGCAAGGTGACCCTGGAGTGGAACTCCGAGGACCTCGCCAAGTTGCTGTCCAACCAGGTCGAGGGTGCGAACTACCAGTTCTTCGACCTGCCGAACGCCAACTACGGGTCGTCGAACTTCGACCGGGTCATCGACGCCGACGGCACCGACCTGGGCGTCTCGATGTTCACCGGCATCTCGGCCAACGAGAAGAAGGGCCTCTCGCTGGCCACCATCAGCCCCGACGTGCCGCACGGCGCCGAGGTGAAGGTCGTCTGGGGCGAGCCCGACGGCGGCAGCAAGAAGACCACCGTCGAGCCGCACGAGCAGTTCGAGGTGCGCGCCATCGTCAGCCCGGTCCCCTACGCCACCATGGCGCGGGAGACCTACCAGGGCGGCTGGCGCACCACCGGCAAGGCCTGA
- a CDS encoding CynX/NimT family MFS transporter — translation MARRPVGRGAPPETGAAAGSTSWAAVAGLMGAGVVAAAQIGGASAALPVLQDEFGLSSTTAAWYLSTVSALSAVAGALLGWLGQSLGPARQVRLGLVVIVLADVAGALVDSLPGLLAARVGEGVGLVMVILAAPGLLFTVATPAHRRLVAGMWGAYMPVGAGLAALLVPLAIHWVGWPGASLLDAVVAACVLGAVVRWVPASGPARWPGSLAGLLGALRSPTVLVITGCFGLYAAQYLAVVGLLPASLVADEGVSVAAAGLLGAVVFLVNAPANLLGAYLLHRGAPLRWVIPTGCAGMAVTVWGVLDPGLPLGVRVASAVAFSFIAGLVPAALFAGVAVVSAGTGSAGAAIGLVTQGSGVGQLLGPPLVVAVGTGLGPGAAQSALLVCLAGLVALGAVLLPRGERIPGTVPP, via the coding sequence ATGGCGCGGAGACCGGTGGGCCGGGGTGCCCCGCCGGAGACCGGTGCGGCAGCTGGGTCGACGTCGTGGGCGGCGGTGGCCGGCCTGATGGGCGCCGGCGTGGTCGCGGCCGCGCAGATCGGCGGTGCGTCGGCGGCGCTGCCGGTGCTGCAGGACGAGTTCGGGCTGAGCTCGACGACGGCTGCCTGGTACCTGTCCACCGTGAGCGCGCTGAGCGCGGTCGCCGGCGCGCTGCTCGGCTGGCTGGGGCAGAGCCTCGGACCGGCGCGCCAGGTCCGGCTGGGCCTCGTGGTGATCGTCCTCGCCGACGTCGCCGGCGCCCTGGTCGACTCGCTGCCCGGCCTGCTGGCCGCGCGGGTGGGGGAGGGCGTCGGGCTGGTCATGGTGATCCTGGCGGCGCCCGGTCTGCTGTTCACGGTGGCCACCCCCGCGCACCGGCGGCTGGTCGCCGGCATGTGGGGCGCCTACATGCCGGTGGGCGCGGGACTGGCCGCGCTCCTGGTGCCGCTGGCGATCCACTGGGTGGGCTGGCCGGGGGCGTCGCTGCTGGACGCCGTCGTGGCGGCGTGCGTGCTCGGGGCCGTCGTCCGCTGGGTGCCGGCGTCCGGCCCGGCGCGGTGGCCCGGGTCGCTGGCGGGGCTGCTGGGCGCGCTCCGCTCGCCCACGGTCCTGGTGATCACCGGCTGCTTCGGCCTCTACGCCGCCCAGTACCTGGCCGTGGTCGGCCTGCTGCCCGCGTCGCTGGTGGCCGACGAGGGCGTGTCGGTCGCCGCCGCCGGGCTGCTGGGCGCCGTCGTCTTCCTGGTGAACGCACCGGCCAACCTGCTCGGGGCCTACCTGCTGCACCGCGGCGCGCCGCTGCGGTGGGTGATCCCCACCGGCTGCGCGGGCATGGCCGTCACGGTCTGGGGGGTGCTCGACCCGGGGTTGCCGCTCGGGGTGCGGGTCGCGTCGGCGGTGGCGTTCTCCTTCATCGCCGGGCTGGTGCCGGCCGCGCTCTTCGCCGGCGTGGCCGTGGTCTCGGCGGGCACCGGCTCGGCGGGTGCGGCGATCGGCCTGGTGACCCAGGGCTCGGGGGTGGGCCAGCTGCTCGGTCCGCCGCTGGTGGTCGCCGTGGGCACCGGGCTGGGTCCCGGCGCGGCCCAGTCGGCGCTGCTGGTGTGCCTCGCCGGCCTCGTCGCGCTCGGCGCGGTGCTGCTGCCGCGGGGCGAGCGGATCCCCGGCACCGTGCCGCCGTGA
- a CDS encoding ABC transporter ATP-binding protein, with product MAAELVLQDVDLQFGGIKVLQEVSFTVEPGQIFGLVGPNGAGKTSLFNCISGHYTPTAGAVRIDGTEVQGARPATLARHGLARTFQHPALQLHETVLENVLLGGHSRLPGSPLAWAVRTPGTRRAEKDLRAEALDLLERNGLAWAAHLPADELSHGLHKGVELCRALLMKPRLLLLDEPAAGLPHAEVEQLIATVRRLRSEDDITVVIVEHHMGLIAALTDRVVVLDHGRKLMEGTAAEAQSDPRVIEAYIGKDAADDAA from the coding sequence ATGGCGGCTGAGCTGGTCCTGCAGGACGTGGACCTGCAGTTCGGCGGCATCAAGGTGCTGCAGGAGGTGTCCTTCACCGTCGAGCCGGGCCAGATCTTCGGGCTGGTCGGTCCGAACGGTGCCGGCAAGACCTCGCTGTTCAACTGCATCAGCGGGCACTACACGCCCACCGCGGGCGCGGTGCGCATCGACGGCACCGAGGTGCAGGGGGCTCGCCCGGCGACCCTCGCCCGGCACGGGCTGGCCCGCACCTTCCAGCACCCCGCGCTGCAGCTGCACGAGACGGTGCTGGAGAACGTGCTGCTCGGCGGGCACTCCCGGCTCCCGGGCAGCCCGCTGGCGTGGGCGGTGCGCACGCCGGGCACCCGCCGCGCGGAGAAGGACCTGCGGGCCGAGGCGCTCGACCTGCTGGAGCGCAACGGCCTGGCCTGGGCCGCCCACCTGCCGGCCGACGAGCTCTCGCACGGTCTGCACAAGGGCGTCGAGCTGTGCCGCGCCCTGCTGATGAAGCCGCGGCTGCTGCTCCTCGACGAGCCCGCCGCCGGCCTCCCGCACGCCGAGGTGGAGCAGCTGATCGCGACGGTCCGGCGGCTGCGCAGCGAGGACGACATCACCGTCGTCATCGTCGAGCACCACATGGGCCTCATCGCCGCCCTCACCGACCGCGTGGTGGTGCTCGACCACGGACGCAAGCTCATGGAGGGGACTGCTGCCGAGGCGCAGTCCGACCCCCGGGTCATCGAGGCCTACATCGGGAAGGACGCCGCGGATGACGCTGCTTGA
- a CDS encoding ABC transporter ATP-binding protein has translation MTLLELEDVTASYGPVQVLEGVSLSVPENGAVGILGANGAGKTTTLRAISGTVRAGGRIVFDGKDIRGLRPDQVAALGIAHVPEGRGTLGDLSVRDNLRVGAYLRKDRKGVAEDIDFCLDLFPNLAERITSNASALSGGEQQMLAVGRAIMSKPRLLLLDEASLGLAPSTAKNVYDAIRKLRLTSGIAMLVVEQNANLAFTLVDSATVLETGRSVLTGTSAELKGMDEIRRAYLGG, from the coding sequence ATGACGCTGCTTGAGCTCGAGGACGTCACGGCGTCCTACGGCCCGGTCCAGGTGCTGGAGGGGGTGTCGCTGAGCGTCCCGGAGAACGGCGCAGTCGGCATCCTCGGTGCCAACGGCGCCGGCAAGACCACCACCCTGCGCGCGATCAGCGGCACCGTCCGCGCGGGCGGCCGGATCGTGTTCGACGGCAAGGACATCCGCGGCCTGCGCCCGGACCAGGTGGCGGCGCTGGGCATCGCGCACGTGCCCGAGGGGCGCGGCACGCTGGGCGACCTCAGCGTCCGGGACAACCTGCGGGTCGGCGCGTACCTGCGCAAGGACCGCAAGGGCGTCGCGGAGGACATCGACTTCTGCCTCGACCTGTTCCCGAACCTGGCCGAGCGCATCACGTCCAACGCCTCGGCGCTGTCCGGTGGCGAGCAGCAGATGCTCGCGGTGGGCCGGGCGATCATGAGCAAGCCGCGGCTGCTGCTGCTGGACGAGGCCTCGCTCGGCCTCGCGCCGAGCACGGCCAAGAACGTCTACGACGCGATCCGCAAGCTGCGGCTGACCTCGGGCATCGCGATGCTCGTGGTCGAGCAGAACGCCAACCTCGCCTTCACCCTCGTCGACAGCGCCACCGTCCTGGAGACCGGGCGGAGCGTGCTCACCGGCACCTCCGCCGAGCTCAAGGGCATGGACGAGATCCGTCGCGCCTACCTGGGAGGTTGA
- a CDS encoding branched-chain amino acid ABC transporter permease, with product MGTFVQLVVDGLSTGSVYAAIALAIVLVHQATGLINFAQGGMAVLAVYIAWWLTTKDVPLILAILVSIAFSIAFGAVVERFLMRRFERGDPDTAVVVTIGLLTLITGVAGWLWTYNNQQFPSLFSLDTVNFLGVSVSQRSLGTTAVIIVVMVLLQALFVGTKLGLALRAVANNPESAAFSGLPVGRLLMVGWGLAAALGAVAGALVAPQLTLTPGMLDNALVYALAAVILGGLTSPVGVVVAAWLIGVLENLAAVYVSFIGYDLKVAVPFILIFVVLIVRPQGLFGRKTVVRV from the coding sequence ATGGGCACATTCGTCCAACTCGTCGTCGACGGCCTGTCGACCGGCTCCGTCTACGCCGCGATCGCCCTGGCCATCGTGCTGGTCCACCAGGCCACCGGGCTGATCAACTTCGCCCAGGGCGGCATGGCCGTCCTCGCCGTCTACATCGCCTGGTGGCTGACCACCAAGGACGTCCCGCTGATCCTGGCCATCCTGGTGTCGATCGCCTTCTCGATCGCCTTCGGCGCCGTCGTCGAGCGGTTCCTGATGCGGCGCTTCGAGCGCGGCGACCCGGACACCGCGGTCGTCGTCACGATCGGCCTCCTGACGCTGATCACCGGCGTCGCCGGCTGGCTCTGGACGTACAACAACCAGCAGTTCCCCTCGCTGTTCTCGCTGGACACGGTGAACTTCCTCGGTGTCTCGGTCAGCCAGCGCTCGCTCGGGACGACGGCCGTGATCATCGTGGTGATGGTCCTGCTGCAGGCGCTCTTCGTCGGCACCAAGCTCGGCCTGGCGCTGCGGGCGGTCGCCAACAACCCGGAGTCCGCGGCGTTCTCCGGCCTCCCCGTCGGGCGCCTGCTGATGGTCGGCTGGGGCCTGGCCGCCGCGCTCGGCGCCGTCGCCGGCGCCCTGGTGGCCCCGCAGCTGACGCTCACTCCCGGCATGCTCGACAACGCCCTGGTGTACGCGCTCGCCGCGGTCATCCTCGGCGGGCTCACCAGCCCGGTCGGCGTCGTCGTCGCGGCGTGGCTGATCGGCGTGCTGGAGAACCTCGCCGCGGTGTACGTCTCCTTCATCGGCTACGACCTCAAGGTGGCCGTGCCGTTCATCCTGATCTTCGTCGTCCTCATCGTCCGACCCCAGGGCCTGTTCGGCCGGAAGACCGTGGTGCGCGTGTGA